In the genome of Streptomyces violaceoruber, the window GTGATGCGCGTGTCCAAGATGACCGTGTACCGGTTGGTGCACAGCGGTCATCTGCCCGCGATCCGGGTCGGACGGTCGTTCCGCGTCCCGGAGCAAGCGGTTCACGAGTACCTCCGCGAGAGCTACGTGGGG includes:
- a CDS encoding helix-turn-helix domain-containing protein, translated to MAAAGERPLNEVQFLTVAEVASVMRVSKMTVYRLVHSGHLPAIRVGRSFRVPEQAVHEYLRESYVGVETA